The following coding sequences are from one Clostridioides difficile ATCC 9689 = DSM 1296 window:
- the trxA gene encoding thioredoxin, with product MVKIINNNEFINEVENKDGLVVVDFFATWCGPCKMLSPIYEALGNEMVEKANFLKVDIDQSIELAQKFEVSTVPTMLIFKDGKPVDRLIGFMPKENLKNKIESYM from the coding sequence ATGGTAAAAATAATAAATAATAATGAATTTATAAATGAAGTAGAAAATAAAGATGGTTTAGTAGTTGTAGATTTCTTTGCGACTTGGTGTGGACCTTGTAAGATGCTATCACCAATATATGAAGCTTTAGGAAATGAGATGGTTGAAAAAGCAAACTTCTTGAAGGTGGACATAGACCAAAGTATAGAATTAGCTCAGAAATTTGAAGTATCTACAGTACCAACTATGCTAATATTTAAGGATGGAAAACCTGTAGATAGATTAATAGGTTTTATGCCTAAGGAGAATTTAAAAAACAAAATTGAATCATATATGTAA
- a CDS encoding TrmB family transcriptional regulator, with product MDNIINELQNIGFTKYESQIYISLLKESPLTGYEISKLSGVPQSKVYENITKLLNNNIIINVGTDPIKYIPINPNELLKNKKKEFDNSMDNLKNSLQILNKSKSVEYVLNIKGEKNILKKAIEMIKNAKQEIIISCPYEEILELKKELLIAYKKNINIEILLLENKSLKGLDNIHIHGGNKTTLENKMLYKGIILIVDNDEILTGNLSEGSEAISIWTKNSNILYIGVQYIKHEIYISEQIKGGYKNEQN from the coding sequence ATGGATAATATAATTAATGAATTACAAAATATAGGATTTACTAAATACGAATCTCAAATATACATATCATTATTAAAGGAAAGCCCTTTAACAGGATATGAAATAAGTAAATTATCAGGTGTACCACAATCAAAAGTCTATGAAAATATAACAAAGCTATTAAACAATAATATAATTATCAATGTTGGAACTGACCCTATTAAGTACATACCAATAAACCCTAATGAATTATTAAAAAATAAGAAAAAAGAATTTGACAATTCTATGGATAATCTAAAGAATAGCTTACAGATATTAAATAAAAGTAAAAGTGTAGAATATGTTTTAAACATAAAAGGAGAAAAAAATATATTAAAAAAAGCAATAGAAATGATAAAAAATGCAAAACAAGAAATTATAATTTCTTGCCCTTATGAAGAAATTCTTGAATTAAAAAAAGAACTCCTAATTGCTTACAAAAAAAATATTAATATTGAAATACTACTTTTAGAAAACAAAAGTCTGAAAGGTCTTGATAATATTCATATTCATGGAGGTAATAAAACTACACTTGAAAATAAAATGCTTTACAAAGGAATTATTTTGATTGTAGATAATGATGAAATATTGACAGGAAACTTATCAGAAGGCAGTGAGGCCATTTCAATTTGGACAAAAAACTCTAACATTTTATATATTGGAGTTCAATACATAAAACATGAAATTTATATTTCAGAACAAATAAAAGGAGGTTATAAAAATGAACAAAATTAA
- a CDS encoding PhzF family phenazine biosynthesis protein: MNKIKIKQVDAFTTIPFGGNPAGVVTDASNISDEIKQNVAKEMNLSETAFVSESNIADFKVQFFTPGLEVDLCGHATIGTFHALLEEGKLNTNKSIFYQETKAGVLSVELKKINNENIFMMEQNTPEFENLDNCRKELAQMIGVHEDRLLEYPIIKVNTGLWWLVFGLKSLDDLKNISPDLNKIKKFSGDNNIIGITPFCIETIDKKCDYHLRSIAPYVGVTEDPVCGTGNACVSSYIVHHNILDKTSFIGEQGNFINRPGKVYVNITRENNDITSVKIGGSAYTVLSGEIMY; this comes from the coding sequence ATGAACAAAATTAAGATTAAACAAGTTGATGCTTTTACAACTATACCTTTTGGTGGAAATCCTGCTGGTGTCGTTACTGATGCCTCTAACATTTCTGATGAAATTAAGCAGAATGTGGCTAAAGAAATGAATTTATCAGAAACTGCATTTGTTTCAGAGTCAAATATTGCAGATTTTAAAGTACAATTTTTCACACCAGGTTTAGAAGTTGATTTATGTGGTCATGCAACAATAGGTACTTTCCATGCACTTTTGGAAGAAGGGAAGCTTAATACTAATAAGAGTATATTTTATCAAGAAACAAAAGCTGGTGTATTATCTGTAGAGCTTAAGAAAATAAATAATGAAAATATATTTATGATGGAACAGAATACACCTGAATTTGAAAATTTAGATAATTGCAGAAAAGAACTTGCACAAATGATAGGTGTGCATGAAGATAGACTTCTTGAATATCCTATTATAAAGGTAAATACTGGACTTTGGTGGCTTGTATTTGGTCTAAAATCTTTAGATGATTTAAAAAATATCTCTCCAGATTTAAATAAAATCAAAAAATTTAGTGGTGATAATAATATAATTGGTATAACTCCATTTTGTATAGAAACTATAGATAAAAAGTGTGACTACCATTTAAGATCTATAGCACCATATGTTGGAGTTACAGAAGACCCTGTATGTGGAACTGGGAACGCTTGCGTATCATCTTATATAGTACATCACAATATTTTAGATAAAACTAGTTTTATTGGTGAGCAAGGTAACTTTATAAACAGACCTGGAAAGGTATATGTAAATATAACTAGAGAAAACAATGACATAACTTCTGTAAAAATTGGAGGAAGTGCTTATACTGTTTTAAGTGGTGAAATTATGTATTAA
- a CDS encoding peptide MFS transporter, with product MSSTVKKKGKFPMGFYICSTTFSFERAAYYASKYLIYIFLTTAIVHGGLGIDKGQAAIMQANLVAFTYLAPIIGGYISDRWIGARYTIPIGMLIMGVGYYLGSIATTVSMVNAMIILVSIGTAFFKGNVSAVNGQLFDSQEELDTAFSVQYSFVNIGSFIGTIAVGILYLKTFAKNGVLGFSQCFFIAAVLCVIGAIWFIYGWRFLGNAGKRPFKEGVVAEKIEEKDKSPLTSMDKKRIWAIILISFFSVIFWVFWYLTYLAVYDYGAAFVNMNVGGFDVPLAWFDSLNSLVCIVLGPVLGALWFKLASRPQGDMSLFKKTGLGLIFLGLAFLMLVGAEFSRGVGAPETAKASILWIIMFGILLSLGEMLFSPLGNSFVSKYAPKKLLGVLMGVWTFATFIAGKGYGYIYAFTLKFDMIKVYTIIPVILFVAAILLFLSDKTLSRLVEDDK from the coding sequence ATGAGCTCAACAGTAAAAAAGAAGGGTAAATTTCCTATGGGATTTTATATCTGCTCAACAACTTTCTCATTTGAAAGAGCAGCATATTATGCTTCAAAGTACTTAATATATATATTCCTTACAACAGCTATAGTTCATGGTGGTCTTGGAATAGATAAAGGACAAGCTGCTATAATGCAAGCCAACCTTGTTGCATTCACATACCTTGCACCTATAATTGGGGGATATATATCAGATAGATGGATAGGAGCTAGATATACTATACCTATAGGTATGCTTATCATGGGAGTAGGATACTATCTTGGTTCTATTGCAACTACAGTTTCTATGGTAAATGCAATGATAATCTTAGTTTCAATTGGTACTGCATTCTTTAAAGGTAACGTATCTGCGGTAAATGGACAGCTTTTTGATAGTCAAGAAGAACTTGATACAGCATTTTCAGTACAGTATTCTTTTGTTAATATAGGTTCTTTTATTGGTACTATAGCAGTTGGTATTCTTTACCTTAAAACATTTGCAAAAAATGGTGTACTTGGATTTTCTCAATGTTTCTTTATAGCAGCTGTACTTTGTGTAATAGGTGCAATATGGTTCATATATGGATGGAGATTCCTTGGGAATGCAGGAAAGAGACCTTTTAAAGAAGGTGTAGTTGCTGAAAAAATTGAAGAAAAAGATAAGTCTCCTCTTACAAGCATGGATAAGAAGAGAATTTGGGCTATTATACTTATATCATTCTTCTCTGTAATTTTCTGGGTATTCTGGTATCTAACTTATCTTGCAGTTTATGATTATGGTGCAGCATTTGTAAACATGAATGTTGGAGGATTTGATGTTCCTCTTGCTTGGTTTGACTCATTAAATTCACTTGTATGTATAGTATTAGGACCAGTTCTTGGAGCATTATGGTTTAAACTTGCTAGTAGACCACAAGGAGATATGAGTTTATTTAAAAAGACAGGTCTTGGATTAATATTCTTAGGTCTTGCATTCTTAATGCTTGTTGGTGCAGAATTTTCAAGAGGAGTTGGAGCTCCTGAAACTGCTAAAGCTAGTATACTATGGATAATCATGTTTGGTATTCTTTTAAGTCTTGGTGAAATGTTATTCTCACCACTTGGTAACTCTTTTGTAAGTAAGTATGCACCTAAGAAGCTTCTAGGTGTTCTTATGGGAGTATGGACATTTGCTACTTTTATAGCTGGTAAAGGATATGGATATATATATGCATTTACTCTTAAATTTGATATGATTAAAGTATATACTATAATTCCAGTAATACTATTTGTTGCAGCGATATTATTATTCTTATCTGATAAGACATTAAGTAGACTTGTTGAGGATGATAAATAA
- a CDS encoding CarD family transcriptional regulator, with protein sequence MFLFKIDDYIMYGMTGVCKVMDITNERFTNGIKKEYYVLSPIYSNNTVIKIPVDNEKVPMRKLLSKINVLSLINDIPNMDTSWIDNEKLRSEQFKKILRGGKCEELIKLVRSIDNNREYVKSIGKKTHQADDNIMKEAERLLNEEFATILDISPNEVSSYISSHIPQ encoded by the coding sequence ATGTTTTTGTTTAAGATTGATGATTATATAATGTATGGTATGACAGGAGTCTGCAAAGTCATGGATATAACAAATGAACGATTTACAAATGGAATAAAAAAAGAGTATTATGTATTGAGTCCTATTTATTCTAATAATACAGTAATAAAAATTCCTGTAGATAATGAAAAAGTACCAATGAGAAAGTTACTTTCTAAAATTAATGTGCTTTCATTAATAAATGATATTCCTAATATGGATACATCATGGATAGATAATGAAAAATTGAGAAGTGAGCAATTTAAAAAAATACTCAGAGGTGGTAAATGTGAAGAGTTAATAAAATTAGTAAGAAGTATAGATAATAACAGAGAGTATGTAAAATCTATTGGTAAAAAAACACATCAAGCAGATGATAATATAATGAAAGAAGCTGAAAGGTTATTAAATGAAGAATTTGCAACTATTTTAGATATTTCTCCTAATGAAGTTAGTTCATATATTTCAAGTCATATACCTCAATAA
- a CDS encoding VWA-like domain-containing protein has protein sequence MENYFDKQAKELYNKASEIINTHSMLKANRANEKFDIDIPQDFKYEFFSLVDKVNLSLMEEEDNFYGYFLFQMSREIRFDISSPTGVNFKGAKYVIYFNPIIFLTLDIKQMETTIKHEIHHILSMHLMRAKELKGKYSTLAINMAMDIVVNKFLNNLPPYATTLEWVNLKYSLKLEPYEPFEYYVEKIQTELDLMEVDEDGEEDDSDKYGDIEIDYSPERTHDIWDESNEIDENTLREFTEKFINSSQKGKVPAYLESMISSLKNSKGELPWNLYLNRIMGTVENNKKKTITRRNRRQPNRLDLRGELRSHKSEIAVALDVSGSISDEEFKQAIKEVLSIVKNYNHEITIIECDNEIRRVYKVRTEKDIKDRIRIGGGTRFSPVFEYANNKKINLLVYFTDGKGENKLQVIPRGYKILWVISGRGDKISLKEPYGAVKKLTKVKTNDEILEINDVRNDGYSMNSQAPIL, from the coding sequence ATGGAAAATTATTTTGATAAACAAGCAAAAGAGCTTTATAATAAAGCAAGTGAAATTATAAATACTCATTCTATGCTAAAGGCAAATCGTGCTAATGAGAAATTTGATATAGATATACCACAAGATTTTAAGTATGAGTTTTTTAGTCTTGTAGATAAAGTGAATTTAAGTCTTATGGAAGAAGAAGATAATTTTTATGGATATTTTTTGTTTCAGATGTCAAGAGAAATAAGATTTGATATAAGTAGTCCTACAGGTGTGAATTTTAAGGGAGCTAAATATGTTATATATTTTAATCCAATAATCTTTTTAACGCTTGACATAAAGCAAATGGAGACTACAATTAAACATGAAATTCATCATATATTATCTATGCATTTGATGAGAGCAAAGGAGTTAAAAGGAAAGTATAGTACATTAGCAATTAATATGGCAATGGATATAGTAGTAAATAAATTTCTAAACAATTTACCACCATATGCAACTACCTTAGAGTGGGTAAATTTAAAGTATTCCTTAAAACTTGAACCATATGAACCTTTTGAATATTATGTAGAAAAGATTCAGACTGAATTAGATTTGATGGAAGTGGATGAAGATGGTGAGGAAGATGATAGTGATAAATATGGAGATATAGAAATTGATTATAGCCCCGAAAGAACTCATGATATATGGGATGAATCCAATGAGATAGATGAAAATACCCTTAGAGAATTTACTGAAAAATTTATTAACAGTTCTCAAAAAGGTAAAGTTCCTGCTTATTTAGAAAGTATGATATCATCACTTAAAAATAGTAAGGGTGAATTGCCATGGAATTTATATCTTAATAGAATAATGGGAACAGTTGAAAATAATAAAAAGAAGACTATAACAAGAAGAAATAGAAGACAACCAAATCGTTTAGATTTGAGGGGAGAACTTAGAAGTCATAAGTCAGAAATAGCAGTTGCACTTGATGTAAGTGGAAGTATTAGTGATGAAGAGTTTAAACAAGCTATTAAAGAAGTTCTTAGTATAGTGAAAAACTATAATCATGAAATTACAATTATAGAATGTGATAATGAAATTAGACGTGTATATAAAGTGAGAACTGAAAAAGATATAAAAGATAGAATTAGGATAGGTGGAGGCACTAGATTTTCTCCAGTCTTTGAGTATGCGAATAATAAAAAGATTAATTTGTTAGTCTACTTTACTGATGGTAAAGGTGAAAATAAACTACAAGTAATACCTAGAGGGTATAAAATTTTATGGGTTATTTCTGGAAGAGGAGATAAAATTTCATTAAAAGAACCTTATGGAGCAGTTAAAAAACTTACTAAGGTTAAAACAAATGATGAAATATTAGAAATAAATGATGTAAGAAATGATGGGTACTCAATGAATAGCCAAGCACCAATTTTATAG